GCGGGCCGGGCACGAAGAACGAGACGACCCAGTCCGGTTTGGATTCGCCGTCGATCCGGGCCCGCCAGACCAGGACCCGGCCGGGAGGCAGCGGCAACCCGGTGTTGAAGTACAGGACGACGTGGGTGCGGGTGGGCAGGGCCCGGCGGGGCACGCCGCTGCCGCGGAAGTTGGGTTCCTCGATCTGCAGCGTCTGCCCGAACCGCATCACCCGGGTACCCGGTCCGGCCGCCGACTCGGCCAGCTCCAGCGGGTTGCCCGCGGTGTCCTCCAGCACGACCTCGAACGCGTACTGCTCGTTGAACAGCTCCGGCGGGAACGTCAGGCTCACCACCAGCGCGAACGCCGCCGACGCCCCGCTGGCGTGGTCCCGGCCGATCAGTTGCAGCCCACCGCCGACCATCTGCAGCTTGCCCAGCTGATCGGCGACCGCAAAGTCGGCCAGGATGAGCGACACCGCCGCCTTCTCGTACACCTCGCTCATGGGTTCGATCGTGCCAGGCAGGCTCAGCGGAAGTCGCGGGAGGGGGTGGCCGCGATCAGGTTCACCCGGGCGATCCGGTCGGCGACGATCGAGATCGCCCCACCGGCGCGTTCGACCACCCCGCGCACCAGCAGCGCCGGTGAGCCGCGGGCGATTTGCTTGTACTTGGCCCACAGGCCGACCGAGCAGATGACGTTGAGCATCCCGGTCTCGTCCTCCAGGTTGATGAAGATGACGCCGGAGGCGGTGGCCGGGCGCTGCCGGTGGGTGACCACCCCGGCGACCAGCACCCGGGTGCCGTGCGCCGTGTCCTTGAGGGCGGCGGCGGTCTTGACCCCCCAGGCGTCGAGCTGGTCCCGGGAGAACTCGGTCGGGTAGGTCTGCGGCGAGATGCCGGTGGCCCAGATGTCGGCGACGGTCAGCTCGATGTCGCTCATTCCGGGCAGCGCGGGCGCGTCCAGCCCGACGACGCTGCCGGCCAGGGTGCCGGCCCGGTCCCCGGCCGCGGCGCCGGCCGCCCACAACGCGTGTCGCCGGGTGCCGACCAGCGTGTCCAGCGCCCCGGCGGTGGCCAACGCCTCGGCCTGCGGCGCGGTCAGGGTCACCGTCCGGGTCAGCTCGTCCAGGCTGCGATACCCCTCGGTCGGGCGGCGGGCGACGATGCGGGCGGCCAGCTCGTCGCCGATCGTGCGCACCTCGTCCAGGCCCAGCCGGACCGCGGGCCGGCCGTCGGGCCCGGGTTCCAGGTCGGCATGGGCCCGGGAGGCATTGATGTCCGGGCGGCGGATGCTCACCCCGTGCCGCCGGGCGTCGGCGACCAGCGACTGCGGCGAGTAGAAGCCCATCGGCTGGGCCCGCAGCAGCGCGGCGCAGAAGGCGGCCGGGTGGTGCAGCTTGAGCCAGGCCGAGTAGAAGACCAGCGCCGCGAACGAGAGCGCGTGCGACTCGGCGAACCCGAAGTTGGCGAACGCCAGCAGCCGTTCGTAGATGCGGTCGGCGACCGGGCCGGTGATGCCGTGCCGCTCCCGCATCCCGTCGTACAGGCGGGCCTTGAGCTTTTCCATCTTTCCCTTGGACCGCTTGGCCCCCATCGCCCGGCGCAGCTGGTCGGCCTCCCCGGCGTCGAACCCGGCGACGTCCACCGCCAGCTGCATCAGCTGCTCCTGGAACAGCGGGATGCCCAGGGTCTTGGCCAGCGACTTCTCCATCACCGGGTGGTCGTAGGTGACCTCCTCCTGACCGTTGCGGCGGCGGATGTAGGGGTGCACCGCGTTGCCCTGGATCGGCCCGGGGCGGATCAGCGCGACCTCGACCACCAGGTCGTAGAAGGTGCGCGGCTTGAGCCGGGGCAGGGTGGCCATCTGGGCGCGGGACTCCACCTGGAACACCCCGACCGAGTCGGCCCGCTGCAGCATCTCGTAGACCGCCGGCTCCTCCAGGTCGAGCTGGGCGAAGTCGATCTCCAGGCCCTCGTGTTCCCGGATCAGGTCGACCGCGTAGTGCAGGGCCGAGAGCATGCCCAGGCCCAGCAGGTCGAACTTGACCAGGCCCATCGCGGCGCAGTCGTCCTTGTCCCACTGCAGCACCGACCGGTTCTCCATCCGGGCCCACTCCACCGGGCACACCGAGGCGACCGGCCGGTCGCAGATGACCATGCCGCCGGAGTGGATGCTCAGGTGCCGGGGGTAGTCCTGGATCCGGTGGGCCAGGGCCAGCACGTCCGCCGGGATGCCGCTGGCGTCCTGCCCGGCCAGCGGCACCCAGCCGTCCAGCTGCTTGGAGTAGGCGTCCTGCTGGCCGGGTGAATGGCCCAGCGCCTTGGCCATGTCCCGCACCGCCATCCGCGGCCGGTAGGTGTTGACGTTGGCGACCTGGGCCGCCTTGTCCCGGCCGTAGGTGGCGAACACGTACTGGATCACCTCCTCCCGCCGGTCGGACTCGATGTCCACGTCGATGTCCGGCGGGCCGTCCCGCTCGGGGGCCAGGAACCGTTCGAACAGCAGCTCGTAGCGCACCGCGTCCACCGCGGTGATGCCCAGCGCGTAACAGACCGCGGAGTTGGCGGCCGACCCGCGGCCCTGGCACAGGATGTCGCTGCGGCGGCAGAAGTCGACGATGTCGTTGACGATCAGGAAGTAGCCGGGGAAGTCGAGCCGGGCGATGATCCCCAGCTCCTTCTCGATCTGCGCGTACGCGTCCGGCCGGTCGTCGGGCGAGCCGTAGCGGCGGGCCGCGCCGGCCAGGGTGAGCTGGCGCAGGTGCGAGTTCTCGTCGTGGCCGGGGGGCACGTCGTAGGGCGGCAGCTTGGGCGCGAGCAGCCGCAGGTCGAACGAGCACTCCCGGCCGATCGCGGCGGCGGTGGGCACCGCGGCCGGGTACCGGGCGAACAGGGCGGCCATCTCGGCGCCCGAGCGCAGGTGCGACCCCGGGCCGGCGGGCAGGTAGGGGTCGGCCTCCTCCAGGCTGCGGCGGGCCCGGACCGCGGCCATCGCCGCGGCGATCCGCCCCTCGGCCGGGGTGGCGTAGTGGGCGGCCGTGGTCGCGACGATCGGCAGGTCCAGCTCGGCGGCCAGCGCGGCCAGGGCGTCGTTGTCCTCGTCGTCGGTCGGCGCCAGGCTGGTGGTCAGTTCGACGACGACGTTGTCCCGGCCGAACCGGTCCATCAGCGCGCGCAGCTCCTCGGCGGCGCGGGCCGGGCCGTGCCGCTGCAGGGCGCGGCGGACGCTGCCCTTGCGGCAGCCGGTGAGGATCAGCCAGTGCCCACCGGCGGCGTCGGCCAGCTCGTCCAGGTCGTAGACCGGCCGGCCCTTCGCGCCGCCGGCCAGCTGAGCCCGGCTGATCTGGGTGGACAGCCGGTGGTAGCCCTCCTGGCCGCGGGCCAGCACCAGCAGGTGCTCGCCGACCGGGTCGGGCACGCCCAGCTGCGGTTCGGGCAGGCCCAGGGACAGCTCGGCGCCGTACAGGGTGCGCAGGCCGGCCTCGCGAGCCGCCTCGGCGAACCGGACGATGCCGTACAGGCCGTCGTGGTCGGTGATCGCCAGCGCCTCCAGCCCCAGCCGCACCGCCTCGGCGACCAGCTGCTCGGGGGTGGACGCGCCGTCCAGGAAGCTGAACGCGGAGTGGCAGTGCAGCTCGGCGTAGGGCACCGCGGTCGGCGGCCCGGTCGGGATCGGCGGCGGGTCGGGCCGGTCCTGCTGCCAGTGCCGGATCGCCTGCAGCGGCCCGCGGCCGGGCGCGGGTGGGCGGCCGGACAGGGCCCGTTCCAGCTCGCTCCACGGCACGTTCGGGTTGGTCCAGCCCATCAGTCGTACGTCCCCTCGACCTGCCAGCCGTCCCCGGCCGAACGCACCAGCAGCGCCGCGCCGGCGGCGGTGACCAGCTGCAACCGGGCGGTGGGCACGATGTCCCGGCCCGAGGCCCACCAGTGCTCGTCCAGCAGCCAGGGCCCGGCCCAGGCGTCGATGCGGGTGCCGCTGAGCCAGGCCGGCGGGCCGGTCAGCCGGCCGCGGTCGGTGAGCCGCACCGGGTCACCGGCGGCGTCCAGCACGGCGATCGGCTCGGTATCGCTCACCCGGGCCGGCGAGGGGGACGGGATCGCCCCGGGCCAGGGCGCGGCCGGGTCCCGGGGGCTCACCTTCTCGTCCCCCCAGGGCACCAGCACCACCCGGTCCGCGGTGCTCCGGCCGCCGGCCGGCACCGGGGACAGCACCGAATCGGGCCCCAGCAGGCCCTGTACCCGGGCGAAGGCCCAGCCGGCCCGCTGGTCGTCCTGCCCGTCGGAGCCCCACAACCCGTACTGGATGTGCCCGGAGCCGACCGCCTCGACCGGTTCCAGGGCGAGCCGGGTGATCGCGCCGGGCTGCTGACGGTGGGTGAGCCAGCCGTCCAGCTGCCAGCGCAGCCGGTCCGCGGTGGCCGCGGCGGTCAGCGGCGCGGCGCAGCGCCAGGTGCGGGACAGAGTGGCGCCCCGGTCGGTGGCGGCGGTGATGACCAGCCGGGTGCAGGCCAGGCCGGCGTCGGCGAGCCGCGCGTGGAACCGCTCGGCCAGGGCCCGGGCGGCGAAGGCGGCGGTGTCCACCCGGTCCAGCGGCGGGTCGCACTCCTGCTCGACGACCAGATCCTCGGGGATCTGCCGGCGGGACAGGCCGCGCTCGGGCCGGCCCAGGGCCAACCGGTGCGCGCACACCCCGTCGGCGCCGAACCGGGTGGCCACCTTTTCCGGTGGGAGCGCCGCGAATGCCCCGGCGGTGGTGATGCCCAGGCGGATCAGCAGGTCGGTGAGCGCGACCCGGTCGGGCGGGCCGATCGCCGGGTCCCGGGACAGGTCGGTGATCGGCAGCCCGGCGCAGAAGGCGGCCGACTCCCCCGGCGGGACCAGCACCGACCGGTGGGCGGCCAGCACCGCGATCTCCAGGTCGTCGGCGATCCCGATGCAGCACTCGACGTCCAGCGCCTCGACCGCGTCCACGATCCGTTCCGCGGCGGCGGCCTCCGAGCCGAAGTAGCGGGCCGGTCCGCGGGCCGGACAGGCCACCACTCCGCAGCGCAGCACCTCCACCCCGGGGGCCAGGGACTCCACCGCCGCGGCCACCGGCTCGAACATCCGGGCGTCCCGGTCCTGGTCGACGCCGGTGATCAGCAGGTCCGGGCAGCGGGACTGGGCGTCGCGGCGCCGCTGGCCGACGTGCACCCCCTGCGCCCGGGCGGCGGCGGTGCAGGCCCGCACCCGGTTGGCGTGCAGCACCGCCACCGGGTCGCTGGCCGGCCGGTTCGCCTGCCGGGCGGCCGCCACCGCTGGCCAGTCCGGGCACCAGACGACGATGGTCCGGCTCATGGCCGCGGGTTCCGGCAGAACACGTCGACCGAGTCGCGCAGGCTGAACGGCTCGCCGTGCTGGTCGGGACGCAGGGCGTCCGGGTCGTACTCCGTTTCCGCGGGAACGTCCGGGGGCGGCGTCAGGGGCAGGGGCGGCGCGGCGGGGATCGTGGTCCCGTCGGGCCGGCGGACCGACCAGCGTTGTGGCCCATCCTGGACCAGGGTGAATCCCTCCTCGTGCATCGACCGGTGGTGCCGCCCGCACAGCAGGATCAGGTTCTCCAGATCCGTCGGGCCTCCGTCGGCCCAGTGGATAACGTGGTGTGCGTCCAGGAACCGCATCCGCGGGCAGCCGGGAAACCGGCAGCCGCCGTCGCGCAGCCGCAACGCCCGGCGCAGCGCCGGCGGGATCTTGCGGGTCTTGCGGCCCAGCCGCAGGTTCTTGCCCGGCGAGACCGCCGAGGACACCCAGGCGATCAGCGCCGCGTCACAGGCCAGCCGGCGGGCCGCGTCGGCGGTCAGGCCGGGGCCGTGCTCGATCCGGCAGATCGCATCGGGCGACTGGTCGGCGCCGATCAGCACGTCGGCGTCGGCGTGCACCACCACCAGGTGCCGGTCGTCCCCCGAGGAGTCCACCGCGCCAGCGGCCTGCGCGGTCTGCGCCAGCGCGACCAGCGCGTCGGCGTCGCCGGGCAGCGGATCGTCCTTGCCCAGCCCGGTGCCCCGGGCCTGCTCCAGCGCGGCGACCAGCAACGCCCCCTCGTCCGCGGTCAACCGCGCGGACAGCACCAGCATCCCGTCCTCGTCGTAGAACCAGCGCGCCTTGCGGCGCTGCTCGACCGGCCGGTCCGGCCGCTGCGCCTTGCGGTAGCCGCGGATCACCTTCTCCAGCTGGGCCGCGGAATGCACCTTGGCCTGCTCCAGCAGCGTGGTCTGGTCCACCTGGTCGGCGACCCGGGTCACCGCCCGCACCTTGGAATACGACAGCTGCCCCTGCGCGAACGCCTCGTCCACCAGCGGCAACTCGGTCAGCGCGGTCGCGACCCGCACGTACTCCCGGGCCACCCCCGGCCCGACCGAACATGACCAGGACAGCCAGTGCGCCATCGACCGCATCCCCCACTGCACCCACCCCTTGCGCCGGTTGAACTCGGCGACCAGGGCCAGCCACTCCCGGGTCTGCGCGGCCAACCGTGCCGCCATCGAGGTGATCCGGCTCTCCAGCTCGGCCAACGCCTCATCCGGGGGATCACTCTCAACTAGAGGTTGAGGGTTGATCGGAGCGTTTGCCCACATCGCCAGCATGTCCGCGTCCGTCAGCTCGCCCGCCAGGTCCGTCATCACGACACCCCTCACTCCGACCGATCCCCCGTTCCGAACGGGTGTCCACACGCTAGATCGACCGTCTGACAGTGCCCATGAGGCGGCGGAGAAGGGTCAGGACACCCGGGCAACAGCCGCCGGACGGACGGCCGGGACAGCGGTCGGGACAGCCGGCGCGATCCGCACCGCATCCCGTTCGGCCCGCAGCAGCAGGTCCACGACGGCTCCCGGACCGGCCGCCCGGCGGCCGCCGATCTGCACGGCCAACTCCCGGTCCCGCAGCCGACCGTGGCCGCGATCCAGGCCGTGCCAGCCGGTCCAGCGGGCGGTGAGCACCAGGTCGGCGCCCGGCCACGGCCCGGCGACCAGCAGCACCGCGCCGCGTTGCCGCAACCGGCCACCGAGCACCCGCTGCCGGGCCGGGGCGGGGCGAACCGCCGGGGGCAGGGCGACGGCGATCAGGTCCACCCCGTCGATCAGGATCGAGACGACCTGCAGCGCGTCGGATCCGGGGTCGGG
This genomic window from Nakamurella multipartita DSM 44233 contains:
- a CDS encoding error-prone DNA polymerase, with the translated sequence MGWTNPNVPWSELERALSGRPPAPGRGPLQAIRHWQQDRPDPPPIPTGPPTAVPYAELHCHSAFSFLDGASTPEQLVAEAVRLGLEALAITDHDGLYGIVRFAEAAREAGLRTLYGAELSLGLPEPQLGVPDPVGEHLLVLARGQEGYHRLSTQISRAQLAGGAKGRPVYDLDELADAAGGHWLILTGCRKGSVRRALQRHGPARAAEELRALMDRFGRDNVVVELTTSLAPTDDEDNDALAALAAELDLPIVATTAAHYATPAEGRIAAAMAAVRARRSLEEADPYLPAGPGSHLRSGAEMAALFARYPAAVPTAAAIGRECSFDLRLLAPKLPPYDVPPGHDENSHLRQLTLAGAARRYGSPDDRPDAYAQIEKELGIIARLDFPGYFLIVNDIVDFCRRSDILCQGRGSAANSAVCYALGITAVDAVRYELLFERFLAPERDGPPDIDVDIESDRREEVIQYVFATYGRDKAAQVANVNTYRPRMAVRDMAKALGHSPGQQDAYSKQLDGWVPLAGQDASGIPADVLALAHRIQDYPRHLSIHSGGMVICDRPVASVCPVEWARMENRSVLQWDKDDCAAMGLVKFDLLGLGMLSALHYAVDLIREHEGLEIDFAQLDLEEPAVYEMLQRADSVGVFQVESRAQMATLPRLKPRTFYDLVVEVALIRPGPIQGNAVHPYIRRRNGQEEVTYDHPVMEKSLAKTLGIPLFQEQLMQLAVDVAGFDAGEADQLRRAMGAKRSKGKMEKLKARLYDGMRERHGITGPVADRIYERLLAFANFGFAESHALSFAALVFYSAWLKLHHPAAFCAALLRAQPMGFYSPQSLVADARRHGVSIRRPDINASRAHADLEPGPDGRPAVRLGLDEVRTIGDELAARIVARRPTEGYRSLDELTRTVTLTAPQAEALATAGALDTLVGTRRHALWAAGAAAGDRAGTLAGSVVGLDAPALPGMSDIELTVADIWATGISPQTYPTEFSRDQLDAWGVKTAAALKDTAHGTRVLVAGVVTHRQRPATASGVIFINLEDETGMLNVICSVGLWAKYKQIARGSPALLVRGVVERAGGAISIVADRIARVNLIAATPSRDFR
- a CDS encoding DNA polymerase Y family protein, encoding MSRTIVVWCPDWPAVAAARQANRPASDPVAVLHANRVRACTAAARAQGVHVGQRRRDAQSRCPDLLITGVDQDRDARMFEPVAAAVESLAPGVEVLRCGVVACPARGPARYFGSEAAAAERIVDAVEALDVECCIGIADDLEIAVLAAHRSVLVPPGESAAFCAGLPITDLSRDPAIGPPDRVALTDLLIRLGITTAGAFAALPPEKVATRFGADGVCAHRLALGRPERGLSRRQIPEDLVVEQECDPPLDRVDTAAFAARALAERFHARLADAGLACTRLVITAATDRGATLSRTWRCAAPLTAAATADRLRWQLDGWLTHRQQPGAITRLALEPVEAVGSGHIQYGLWGSDGQDDQRAGWAFARVQGLLGPDSVLSPVPAGGRSTADRVVLVPWGDEKVSPRDPAAPWPGAIPSPSPARVSDTEPIAVLDAAGDPVRLTDRGRLTGPPAWLSGTRIDAWAGPWLLDEHWWASGRDIVPTARLQLVTAAGAALLVRSAGDGWQVEGTYD
- a CDS encoding HNH endonuclease signature motif containing protein yields the protein MTDLAGELTDADMLAMWANAPINPQPLVESDPPDEALAELESRITSMAARLAAQTREWLALVAEFNRRKGWVQWGMRSMAHWLSWSCSVGPGVAREYVRVATALTELPLVDEAFAQGQLSYSKVRAVTRVADQVDQTTLLEQAKVHSAAQLEKVIRGYRKAQRPDRPVEQRRKARWFYDEDGMLVLSARLTADEGALLVAALEQARGTGLGKDDPLPGDADALVALAQTAQAAGAVDSSGDDRHLVVVHADADVLIGADQSPDAICRIEHGPGLTADAARRLACDAALIAWVSSAVSPGKNLRLGRKTRKIPPALRRALRLRDGGCRFPGCPRMRFLDAHHVIHWADGGPTDLENLILLCGRHHRSMHEEGFTLVQDGPQRWSVRRPDGTTIPAAPPLPLTPPPDVPAETEYDPDALRPDQHGEPFSLRDSVDVFCRNPRP